The following are from one region of the Mustela lutreola isolate mMusLut2 chromosome 9, mMusLut2.pri, whole genome shotgun sequence genome:
- the LOC131808567 gene encoding cytochrome c oxidase subunit 5B, mitochondrial produces MASRLLRGAGALAAQAFRARGTNGVAAVRTMASGGGIPTDDDQATGLEREVMMAARKGLDPYNLLAPKAAAGTKEDPNLVPSITNKRIVGCICEEDNSTVIWFWLHKGEAQRCPSCGTHYKLVPHQLAH; encoded by the exons ATGGCTTCAAGGTTACTTCGGGGAGCTGGAGCGTTGGCCGCGCAGGCCTTCAGGGCCCGCGGTACCAATGGAGTCGCCGCGGTGCGCACCATGGCTTCTGGAG GTGGTATTCCTACTGATGATGACCAGGCGactgggctggagagggaggtCATGATGGCTGCACGGAAAGGACTG GACCCATACAATTTGCTAGCCCCAAAGGCAGCTGCAGGCACCAAGGAAGACCCTAATTTAGTCCCGTCTATCACCAACAAGCGAATAGTGGGCTGCATCT GTGAAGAGGACAATAGTACCGTCATCTGGTTCTGGCTCCACAAAGGCGAGGCCCAGCGATGCCCTAGCTGTGGAACCCATTATAAGCTGGTGCCCCACCAGCTGGCCCACTGA